TCGGGGCGGTGGCCGCGCGGGCCGGCGTCGGGAAGGACACGATCTACCGGCGGTGGCCGGGCAAGCCGGAGTTGGTCTTCGAGGCCGTCTTCACGACCACGGACGATGCGCCGACCCCGAACACCGGAACGCTGGCCGGGGATCTGACCGTGCTGCTGCAGGGCCTGGTCGACGAGTTCCGCGCACCTGCCGCCGCGGCGGCACTCCCCGGGCTGCTCGCCGACTTCGCCGCGGATCCGGAACTGAAGGCGCGCATCCGCGGCGACTTCCTCGCCCCGTCGAAGGAACGGCTGCTCGTTGTCTTCGAACGGGCCGTGCTGCGCGGGGAGATCGCGGCCGATACGCCTGTCGACCTGGTCCTGGACACCCTGGCAGGAGCCGTGTTCTTCCATGTGGGACTGGTCGGGGAGCACCCCGACCAGCAGCTGGCCGCACTGCTGGCCGCTGTCGTGGCCAAGGGAATCGAGGTCCGATGAACGGCTGGCTTCTCACGGCAGGGATCACGGCGATCGGCGTGGCCGCGGTGCACATCGCCGGCGGGCACCGCGACGTGGTGCGCCCGCTGCTGTCCTGCGGGCTCGCGGAGGAACCCAAGCGCGTCCTGCACGCCGTGTGGCACATGGTGAGCGTCGACCTGGCGCTCTCCGGACTCGCCCTGCTTTACCTCTCCCTGACGGACGGTACGCCGGGCACCGGCATGGTGGCGTGGTTCGTGGCCGGGCACTTCATCGCGTACGCGGCAGCCTTCCTGGTCGTCACCCTGTCCGTCGGCTGGAGCAGACCACTACTCCGGCTGCCGCAGTGGATCCTGCTCCTGCCGGTCGCGGTGCTGGCAGCGGCGGGCGCCGCGTAGCCTGCCGGAAGCCGTGCGGGGGGCTCATGCGGGCACGGGCCGATCCCATCCATCGGTGGGGTCGGCCACCGGCGACTCGTCGTCGCCCTCATCACCGTCGTCGCAGTACGGACACCACGGCGCCAGGCGGTTGTGCGTCCGGGTCGTCCAATTCGTGACCAAGGCCGAGGTCCGTCTCGCGGGGGCGCACGGTCCGCTCCGTACGGCATCGCCCCACCGCGGGCGCCGAGTTGGAGGACGGGGCCGGGGTGTACGAACGCCGGACGCCCGACGGCAACCGCGACGCGTCACACCCAACTGATGGAAGGGAAACGGATGCTCAAGTTCATCATTCGGTACAACAACGCGCTCACCCTTACCGCCTTCACGCTCGGCACGCTCTTGCTGGGGCTGGTGCACTTCCTGGGTGACGTCCCACCGCTGTGGACCGCCATCTGGGCAGTGGCGGTGACGGTGATCGTAGGCGCGCGGGTCTACCTCGCCCGGCTCCACTGGAGAAGGGGCGCGCCCGCCGGCGCTCCCACC
This genomic window from Streptomyces sp. NBC_01351 contains:
- a CDS encoding TetR/AcrR family transcriptional regulator, encoding MSSSQPSRGRPRDPRSHEAIVGATAELLTEVGYAATSIGAVAARAGVGKDTIYRRWPGKPELVFEAVFTTTDDAPTPNTGTLAGDLTVLLQGLVDEFRAPAAAAALPGLLADFAADPELKARIRGDFLAPSKERLLVVFERAVLRGEIAADTPVDLVLDTLAGAVFFHVGLVGEHPDQQLAALLAAVVAKGIEVR